The DNA region TGAAACCGAAAAAAAGCACCACTGCCATTACGGCACTCCTTACGGAAATCTTATGCTCGGTGTCTACACCAAACTGATCGACAACAGGCTCGGTGACAAAGGCGGAAAACTTGAACTGCGTTATGTTATCGATTCTAACGGTGCATTTGTTTCAGAAAACTGGATAAACCTTTCAGTTGAACCTGAAAACGTGTAACGCTTGTGAAAAATACACAAAAAACAAGAAAAACCGCAGAATTGTTAATAGTTTGTTCACATTTGCAATCCAAAAATGTGGTACAATCGGAATAAGCGGTTTGAATAAAAACCGAAAATTGTAATTTTGAAAATAAGATCATAATCAATACAATAAAATCAGAAAGGAATAATGTTATGGCTAACAGATTATTTCAGGGTTTAATTCATCAGATGAATGAAACTGTAGGAGCGACCATAGGTGTTGTTGACGAAACAGCTTCTATCATCGCATGCAGTGACTTTACCAAGATCGGTACAACAAATGAATTCGTTTCACTTGATCTTAACGATTCTTCTGATATCTTTATCCGTGACGGTTACACATACAAGCCGTTCGGATCAAATATCAAGCCTGACTATGCTGTATTCGTTGAAGGAACAGATGATACAGCAGCCAAGTACGCAAGCATTCTTGCGATCACACTTACAAATATCAAGCAGTATTATGATGAAAAATATGACAGAAACAACTTTATCAAGAACGTAGTTCTTGACAATGTTCTTCCTGGTGATATCGTTATCAAGGCAAGAGAACTTCACTTCAATGCTGAAGTAAGCCGTGTTGTTCTTCTTATCAGAATCGTATCGGCCAACGATATCTCTGCTTACGATGTTATTCAGAATCTCTTCCCTGACAAGAGCAAGGACTTCGTTTTCAATATCACTGAAACAGATATAGTTCTTGTAAAGGAACTCAAGAACTCTATCGATTCAAAGGATCTTGAAAAGCTTGCACGTTCTATTGCAGATACTCTCAGCGGTGAATTCTATACAAGAGTAAACGTTGGTATCGGTAATCCGGTAGTAGGCGTTAAGGAACTTGCACGTTCGTTCAAGGAAGCACAGACAGCTCTCGAAGTAGGTAAGGTATTTGACACGGACAAGGTTATCGTAAGCTACGACAACCTCGGTATTGCAAGACTGGTTTACCATCTTCCTACAACACTCTGCGAAACATTCCTTCACGAAGTATTCAAGAGAGGAAGCATTGAGTCACTCGACCACGAAACACTCTTTACTATCCAGCGTTTCTTCGAGAACAACCTCAACGTTTCAGAAACATCAAGAAAACTCTTTGTACACAGAAACACACTTGTGTACAGACTTGAAAAGATCAAGAAGCTCACAGGTCTTGATCTCCGTGAATTCGACCACGCTATTATTTTCAAAATTGCTCTTATGGTAAAGAAGTATTTATCAGCAAACCCAGTGAAGTTCTGATGAAAATAATCACAGTGAACAGAGGCGGTGTATCATTTGGTAGATCTTAAAAATGTATGTGTCGCATACAACAAGGGACACAATGTTATCAACGGAATAGACATACACATTGATGACGGTGACTTCACA from Ruminococcus sp. HUN007 includes:
- a CDS encoding helix-turn-helix domain-containing protein encodes the protein MANRLFQGLIHQMNETVGATIGVVDETASIIACSDFTKIGTTNEFVSLDLNDSSDIFIRDGYTYKPFGSNIKPDYAVFVEGTDDTAAKYASILAITLTNIKQYYDEKYDRNNFIKNVVLDNVLPGDIVIKARELHFNAEVSRVVLLIRIVSANDISAYDVIQNLFPDKSKDFVFNITETDIVLVKELKNSIDSKDLEKLARSIADTLSGEFYTRVNVGIGNPVVGVKELARSFKEAQTALEVGKVFDTDKVIVSYDNLGIARLVYHLPTTLCETFLHEVFKRGSIESLDHETLFTIQRFFENNLNVSETSRKLFVHRNTLVYRLEKIKKLTGLDLREFDHAIIFKIALMVKKYLSANPVKF